The following are from one region of the Treponema denticola genome:
- the ptsP gene encoding phosphoenolpyruvate--protein phosphotransferase — MKKLNGLIASDGLAAGPLYCIMEQPETVIPSYSISENEIGLQKSRLAGAVEKAKNELSELISSSSDVEKTENDKTGEDIISTHILMLSDTAFLDSVFADIEKTRMNAEFVLKRKLDETVAMLQTAGDEYLSARAVDIQDAFESVFVYLLKQGARDSRFTKVPKGAIIAAKLIKPSEALLVKNAGVNGIIMEEGGVTSHISIMARAWDIPMLVGVKNCMDFARTNMPAALDADGGFVLFNPSKPIIKEYEGRIEKRNAEIKELLEAQKNYTERLSITTKDGVKVSVNANIAFPEEIENKFVTVSNGIGLFRSEFLFLEDGKIPDEDTQFEAYKKVVEAMGKKPVIIRTFDVGADKMIDEQENLREKNPLLGWRAVRYCIERKEVFKTQIKAILRAGVFGNVFLLIPMISNIEEIIEVKKIIEECKLECNAAGEKIIEKVNVGIMVEVPSTAVAADLYAPYLDFFSIGTNDLIQYTMAADRENTKVAYLANYFEPAVLRLIKNVIDAQRFIKEQVGHLVSMCGEMASHEDAAFLLLGMGLRHFSMPAGKILKMQKFMQSVNVKDAEALYEKIKKLNSASQIKTEVQKTLEKYYAEK; from the coding sequence ATGAAAAAACTTAACGGACTCATAGCCTCCGACGGTTTAGCCGCCGGACCGCTGTATTGTATAATGGAACAGCCTGAAACGGTGATTCCTTCTTATTCCATATCTGAAAATGAAATTGGTTTGCAAAAATCGAGATTGGCCGGTGCCGTGGAAAAGGCAAAAAATGAGCTTTCGGAACTGATATCTTCATCATCTGATGTAGAAAAAACCGAAAACGACAAGACCGGTGAAGATATTATATCAACCCACATTCTTATGCTGTCGGATACGGCCTTTTTGGATTCCGTTTTTGCCGATATCGAAAAAACAAGAATGAATGCCGAGTTTGTTTTAAAAAGAAAATTGGACGAAACTGTTGCAATGCTGCAAACAGCCGGAGATGAATACCTTAGTGCTCGAGCTGTAGATATTCAAGATGCTTTTGAATCTGTTTTTGTTTATCTCCTTAAGCAGGGAGCAAGGGATTCCCGATTTACAAAAGTTCCAAAGGGTGCGATTATTGCAGCCAAACTGATAAAACCCTCCGAGGCCCTCTTGGTAAAAAATGCTGGAGTGAACGGTATAATTATGGAAGAGGGCGGCGTTACCAGTCATATTTCGATTATGGCCCGTGCTTGGGATATTCCCATGCTCGTAGGTGTAAAAAACTGTATGGATTTTGCCCGAACAAATATGCCTGCGGCTCTCGATGCGGACGGAGGCTTTGTTTTATTTAACCCTTCCAAGCCCATTATAAAAGAATATGAGGGCCGTATTGAAAAACGAAATGCTGAAATTAAGGAACTCCTAGAAGCTCAAAAAAATTATACTGAGCGTCTTTCAATCACAACAAAGGACGGAGTTAAGGTTTCGGTAAATGCGAATATTGCCTTCCCCGAAGAAATTGAAAATAAATTCGTGACCGTATCAAACGGCATAGGTCTTTTCCGCTCCGAGTTTTTATTTTTAGAGGACGGTAAAATTCCCGATGAAGACACTCAGTTTGAAGCTTATAAAAAAGTTGTTGAAGCTATGGGCAAAAAGCCCGTAATTATTCGAACCTTCGATGTGGGTGCCGATAAGATGATTGATGAACAGGAAAATTTACGCGAAAAAAATCCCCTTCTCGGATGGCGGGCTGTCCGCTATTGCATAGAAAGAAAAGAAGTATTTAAAACTCAAATAAAGGCTATCCTGCGGGCCGGAGTTTTCGGAAATGTTTTTCTTTTGATTCCGATGATTTCAAACATTGAAGAAATTATCGAAGTTAAAAAAATAATCGAAGAATGTAAACTTGAATGTAATGCTGCCGGGGAAAAAATAATTGAAAAGGTTAATGTAGGGATTATGGTTGAAGTTCCCTCTACGGCTGTAGCCGCCGACCTCTATGCTCCGTATCTGGATTTCTTTTCTATCGGAACAAACGATCTTATTCAATACACAATGGCGGCAGACAGGGAAAACACAAAGGTCGCTTATCTTGCAAATTATTTTGAACCGGCTGTTTTGCGGCTTATCAAAAACGTTATTGATGCACAAAGGTTTATAAAAGAACAGGTAGGGCATTTGGTTTCTATGTGCGGAGAAATGGCTTCGCATGAAGATGCCGCCTTTTTACTTTTGGGAATGGGCTTGAGACATTTCAGTATGCCTGCCGGGAAAATTTTAAAAATGCAAAAGTTTATGCAGTCCGTAAATGTAAAGGATGCGGAAGCCTTATACGAAAAAATTAAAAAATTAAATTCCGCGTCTCAAATAAAAACAGAGGTACAAAAAACATTGGAGAAATATTATGCTGAAAAATAA
- the der gene encoding ribosome biogenesis GTPase Der: MLKNKDEIIDEENISPDSSEFFHQKKYKNIPLIAIVGRPNVGKSTLFNRFLRKRRSITDPTPGVTRDPIEAQAIINGLPVMLVDTGGFKLTRSGDAFEDTIDELVMEKTISTLKKADRILLLLDAGLATAEDEEFIQFLRPYFNKLVVAVNKTEGGRLMAEACNYYSYGFKSLTCISAEHGDNISELAEELTAGLDFSKVEELEEDDTIRITIVGKPNTGKSTLANYLTGSSASIISNVAGTTRDIVEGEFSYKNKKFLIQDTAGIRRKAKVSEDIEYYSVVRAIKSMDNADIVFHLIDVQEGLTEQDKKIIVQATNRGLGVIFVLNKWDLMEQTKKAFEDEEERIKVMFGKMDYAPVLAISANEGTGIKELLNTAVKMFEQLNKKIETSALNIALKDWLQAAPPPQGRQTAFTFKYIVQTGSRPPEFLLFSNRPDYVTESYMRYIQNKIRSDLGFEMIPILLKVKGSRKRWEERL; this comes from the coding sequence ATGCTGAAAAATAAAGATGAAATTATTGATGAAGAAAATATAAGTCCGGATAGCTCGGAATTTTTTCATCAAAAAAAATATAAAAACATTCCTTTGATAGCCATTGTAGGCCGTCCCAATGTCGGCAAGTCTACATTGTTTAACCGCTTTTTAAGAAAACGCCGTTCCATCACCGATCCGACTCCCGGCGTAACCCGCGATCCTATTGAAGCACAGGCAATTATAAACGGCCTTCCTGTCATGCTTGTCGATACGGGCGGCTTTAAGCTTACAAGAAGCGGTGATGCATTTGAAGATACGATAGATGAACTTGTCATGGAAAAAACTATTTCCACCTTAAAAAAAGCCGACAGGATTTTGCTTCTTCTCGATGCAGGTCTTGCAACTGCGGAAGACGAAGAGTTTATTCAATTTTTACGGCCATATTTTAATAAGCTGGTTGTTGCCGTAAATAAGACCGAAGGCGGAAGACTCATGGCGGAGGCTTGCAACTATTACTCTTACGGTTTTAAATCCTTGACCTGTATAAGTGCCGAGCACGGCGATAATATTTCGGAACTGGCTGAAGAGTTGACAGCCGGTCTTGATTTTAGCAAGGTAGAAGAACTTGAAGAAGATGATACAATAAGAATTACAATCGTCGGTAAACCCAATACGGGAAAGTCAACATTGGCAAATTATCTTACAGGTTCTTCCGCTTCGATAATTTCAAATGTTGCAGGGACTACCCGCGATATTGTTGAAGGAGAATTTTCTTATAAAAATAAAAAATTCCTTATTCAGGATACTGCGGGAATAAGGCGCAAAGCAAAGGTCAGTGAAGATATAGAATATTATTCCGTAGTGCGTGCAATTAAAAGCATGGACAATGCCGATATAGTTTTTCATCTGATAGATGTTCAAGAAGGCTTAACAGAACAGGATAAAAAAATTATAGTGCAGGCTACTAACCGCGGCCTCGGCGTTATCTTTGTTTTAAATAAATGGGATTTGATGGAGCAAACAAAAAAAGCTTTTGAGGATGAAGAAGAACGCATAAAAGTTATGTTCGGCAAAATGGATTATGCTCCCGTACTCGCTATTTCGGCAAATGAGGGGACGGGAATTAAAGAGCTTTTAAACACGGCCGTCAAAATGTTCGAGCAGTTAAATAAAAAAATAGAAACCTCGGCTCTAAACATTGCCTTAAAAGATTGGCTTCAGGCTGCTCCCCCTCCGCAAGGCCGTCAAACAGCCTTTACATTTAAGTACATTGTGCAGACAGGTTCCCGTCCGCCGGAATTTTTGTTATTTTCAAACAGACCCGATTATGTAACCGAGTCTTATATGAGGTATATTCAAAATAAAATCAGAAGCGATTTGGGTTTTGAAATGATTCCTATCTTGCT